ATGTTCTATTTAGTATTTTCGCAATAGGGCCAcgggttggtcggttgcttgggtAAACCCGCCCCTGTAGGCTATATAATGTTGTTCCAATCATTATTGCTGGCTGTTgatcaattaattaatttcaaaatCGAGATTCCTTCACATTCATTTCAAATTCACCACAATGTATTGTAGCCTGTTCATCGGATCgtgtaaatgaaaaataaaaaaataaaacatagaggcaaataaaaatattgtcctaTATTTAATGCATATATTAAATACCCTGATAAAGAGGGGAGTCCGACCAGAATGTAATGTCAGAAATTAAGTGTTAGAAAGActtaatagaagaaaaaaaagattcaaaattaattaattatgctGAGGTGGTATTATTGATTCGTCTTTATTTTCGTCTTCTATTGCTTTCTCTTTGATTTgttgcatttataaaaaaaattctttgaATAACTCTTTGAAAAGCAGGTGGATGTCGTGCTTGCACCTCGTACACAAATAACTGCTACTTCATCATGTCATTCCTCTGAAGATTATTAGGTCATCATTACATTATGTGACATAACTGACGCATAATGTAGAATCGTGTTTTATCAGCTCTTAAGTCAATCTCTTACTATATCATGATGTaaaattccaaaaaaaaaaaaaaaaaaaaaagattacacaTTTTTGAAATTGTCATGttcagttttaaaaaaaacttgttcaCAAGATTGTGGTCTGAACAGGGTGTATGTATATCCCTTTTTTAATTACCCAAGTCATAAAGAACGAGTACTGTAAGAATTATCCAAAACTGTccacacatattttttttaattattattattattattattattattattattattattaattttttggcTTCTTGCGAAacgagaagaagaaaaaaatgcccACCTAATTGTTTGCCAGATTTGGTAATGAACAGTTAAGgctaaattataatataaactgCAATTAAATTCTACAGATTCTGATCTTATCAGAAGACACTTAGATTACCTCAATAGCtataataaaaatgttctttgataTTACtcttataacattttaaataaatagagAAAATCAGACAATTGTATTACATGTGATTTTAATGTTTGCTTGTGTTCTTTTTAGTGTTCAGGCGACATTAAACtttcatttaatcattttgaTCGTCCTGCCATCGTACATGTCTTCAGTTACAGCCCATTCCAGAACATCTTCTGACGACCAGACTTTAATTCAACTTAAGCTAAAAATGTTTTCAGTATATATCAGGTAGCATTACTATGAGTAGAATCCACGTTATTTTCGTCTGTGtagatttaaattaatataaataacaatATCATTGTTAAAGGTAACATTTACTATACATCTGTGCAACGGCATGACAACACATTTCACTCCTACTCGCATGATACTTTACAATATGTACAGAAAGTCCAAATCATAATTGTGCAAGATTTTACGGTCTCAAATTCAATGTCTCAGCTGTCTGAGTCCACGTCACTTTTGCCCTCCTCGATTTTCTCTGTGGATGTTTTCGTGGATTTGttccatttctgtgtgttttctgATTCCTCTGACGACGATCGTTTCTGTCTTCTCCATTTTGCTCGTCTGTTTTTGAACCAAACCTAAGCGAGGATAGAGGGTTAAATCCTTAATATGATAGGAAGAAACGTACGTTTTTCTGATGACACATGATATTGAGTTGGTTTTATGCTGAAACTATTGCCCGTGGCGCACAAATTATATATAAACGTGCGTAAAGTTTCTGTTACGGCTCTATTTGTCCTCCTAATATTGCATTTGTATAAACTATTAAGCGACCTTCCATAAAGAAAACAATATAGCTAACATTTTGGACATATTAGGCTACATGTTAAgcaaacaataacaataacagtgTCTAATCACAAGCAGCCCCACAAAATAATTACCCACATTACCCGTAAAAAACATAGATCAGATTCACTCACCTCCACCTTTTCTTCACGTAGGTGCACCTTTCGTGCCAGTTGTTCTCTTGTGCCAACGTCAGGGTATTTGGTTTCTTGGAAAAGGTTCTCCAGTGCCTCCAGCTGCTCGTCGGTGAATATGGTTCGGTGGCGTCTCTTGCGTCGACAGTGTAACTGGTTGAGCAGCTGCAGCTCGGTTCTGGACAAAGTGCCCACGTTCATGTAGGACATCATCTGATGGTGGACTGGAGAAAGAAGCACTGATCCGGCGCTGTCGTAGccttaaaataatatacaaataaaacaatcaaTGTTTTTAGTGCACTTCAAAATAATTAACTGAGGGaaaaaaagtaatctataaaaatGATCAAGCTttattcaaaaactttttttatcatCGTCAAATCAACCTGAATAGGCCTACATCAACTAAACTCATGTTAATGGTTAGATCGGGTAGAAATAATTAACGGAACAAGTGTAAGTTGACACTTTTTACAATGTAGCCTACTTTAAATGCTTTGGATGTGAATAAAACTCCAAACTGCTCCaaaattacacagaaaaaaagaaaagaacgaGAATCCACCACCCAATTTGTTTACCGAATACTCAAACATTCACATTAAAAATGATTGCATAAGAAAACAGGAACATAGCCTACCTGTAGGAATACACGGGCACTGCTGCGAACCAAGAGTTGGTATTGCGCCACAGCAAGCTGGACCAGTCGGCCCCTGGACATGAAGTTGACCATAATAGTAGTTGTTATAACCTATCCTTGTTCCGTTCACCGATTGTAAGTTAGGAGCTGGAGGTCCTGTATGCGAATAGAGTCCGTTAAAATCGCCAGCTGTTGTGTACAAGGATTCCGTCAAGTTGGAGAACACAACCGGAGCATTCCGATGGAGCAGAACCGAGTCCTTGCAACTGGGTCTCCCTGCTAAAATGCTGTCGATACTAAACATCCCAGCGGGCATCACAGGCGAAAAAAGTTTGTGATTTGGTGGCAACAGTACTAAAATGTCTTGTAGTCCGTTCAAATGTCACAAGTTTCCCTCTTAATCGCAAAAAGAAGAGAATTCTCAAGCGTTTTCTCCCCTGTGGAATGC
The Xyrauchen texanus isolate HMW12.3.18 chromosome 22, RBS_HiC_50CHRs, whole genome shotgun sequence DNA segment above includes these coding regions:
- the LOC127662877 gene encoding homeobox protein goosecoid, translating into MPAGMFSIDSILAGRPSCKDSVLLHRNAPVVFSNLTESLYTTAGDFNGLYSHTGPPAPNLQSVNGTRIGYNNYYYGQLHVQGPTGPACCGAIPTLGSQQCPCIPTGYDSAGSVLLSPVHHQMMSYMNVGTLSRTELQLLNQLHCRRKRRHRTIFTDEQLEALENLFQETKYPDVGTREQLARKVHLREEKVEVWFKNRRAKWRRQKRSSSEESENTQKWNKSTKTSTEKIEEGKSDVDSDS